One genomic window of Plasmodium coatneyi strain Hackeri chromosome 12, complete sequence includes the following:
- a CDS encoding RNA-binding protein → MEKATVKGSLFDDDVDVNDYDVMRRRLDFLQGEMTMPPNSMKSVIDKTAAFVKKNGKIFEQKIYKEKEKQFSFINPSHPYFYYYQYKLHELYIGAEEKTLIPKAILEIKKREDLNKASNNEHILKICDFIKEDNKQEKNKIIYAINDQANQEIAQEKEEKIEIKEDIYTVTTPFISSVDVDLIKTTALFVARNGNQFLNELIDREKNNNQYDFLRANNLYFNYFSKLIDIYVKCLLPNDDIMDKLKKYSTNKSDIINYSYSIYNFNMKKKEEEERKMEQKTKCDTFYDWTNFSVVETINFDENDDYLPQSIDFNNVENYVLSQLFDTDKKYTNLEKIKNISYHDSNVNKTVYADDDMMERMDNETFDADTDKQYTDQTGEEEYYENGVGQIKMRGKHSNGYEEESLDSSQEKENVAGKKHVKHVPKGRKMNEENNGEEGDNTLGEEQVEERKVDDDNDDDDENEERIIVVKNYEKSKKHRLNNQNVHLCPITNQPIDINDMTKHLKTLLLDPQWKEQKDKLYEKAKKEASFTPLEDIEGNLSLFVINRPDLFGSIDEEINEHTLNENKKNTKNMKTNKKEEDVYSYIHNIYNKILPGPSMAHFPQNADSMKKDSADQKSKKQRKG, encoded by the coding sequence atggagaaggcCACAGTTAAGGGAAGCTTATTCGATGACGATGTGGACGTCAACGATTATGATGTTATGCGCAGAAGACTTGACTTCCTGCAGGGAGAAATGACCATGCCACCGAACAGCATGAAAAGTGTTATTGACAAAACAGCTGCtttcgttaaaaaaaatggaaaaatattcgagcaaaaaatatacaaagagaaggaaaaacagttCAGTTTCATAAATCCCTCGCACCCCTACTTTTACTATTATCAGTACAAGCTACATGAGCTATACATAGGGGCAGAGGAAAAAACTTTAATCCCCAAAGCCAttttagaaataaaaaaaagagaagatctAAACAAAGCCAGTAATAATGAAcacatattaaaaatatgcgattttataaaagaagacaataaacaagaaaaaaataaaattatttatgcCATAAATGATCAGGCGAATCAGGAAATTGCacaagagaaagaagaaaaaattgaaataaaggaagatatATACACAGTTACAACTCCATTTATCAGCTCAGTCGACGTCGATTTAATCAAAACAACAGCGTTATTTGTTGCAAGGAATGGaaatcaatttttaaatgaactcatagacagagaaaaaaataacaatcaGTATGATTTTTTGCGAGCAAATAATCTTtactttaattatttttcaaaacttATCGATATATATGTCAAATGCCTACTACCAAATGATGACATAAtggacaaattaaaaaaatattccacgAATAAGAGCGATATTATAAACTACTCGTACagtatttacaattttaatatgaaaaagaaagaagaagaagaaaggaaaatggaacaaaaaacaaaatgtgaTACCTTCTACGATTGGACAAATTTCTCCGTTGTAGAAACAATTAACTTTGACGAAAATGACGATTATCTTCCCCAGTCCATTGACTTTAACAATGTCGAAAATTATGTTCTAAGTCAGCTATTCGATACGGATAAAAAGTAcacaaatttggaaaaaattaaaaacatcTCTTATCATGATAGCAATGTAAACAAAACTGTTTACGCAGATGACGACATGATGGAACGAATGGACAATGAAACATTTGATGCAGATACGGATAAGCAGTATACCGATCAAACAGGAGAGGAGGAATATTACGAAAATGGTGTGggacaaattaaaatgaGAGGTAAACATAGTAATGGATACGAGGAGGAATCCTTAGATAGCTCccaagagaaggaaaacgtTGCCGGTAAAAAACACGTTAAACATGtcccaaaaggaagaaaaatgaacgaagaaaataatggCGAAGAAGGCGATAACACATTAGGTGAAGAACAAGTTGAAGAGAGGAAGGTCGACGATGAtaatgatgacgatgatgaaaatgaagaaagaatcaTAGTTGTAAAGAATTAcgaaaaatcaaaaaaacaTCGCCTAAACAATCAAAACGTGCACTTGTGCCCAATCACAAATCAACCAATTGACATCAACGATATGACGAAACATTTGAAAACGCTATTATTGGACCCGCAgtggaaggaacagaaagaTAAGCTATATGAAAaggcaaagaaggaagcatcCTTCACGCCCCTTGAAGACATTGAAGGAAATTTATCTCTTTTTGTCATTAACAGACCAGATCTTTTTGGCTCCATTGACGAAGAAATTAATGAACACAcattaaatgaaaataaaaaaaacaccaagAATATGAAGACtaataagaaggaggaagacgtCTACAgttatattcataatatttacaATAAAATTCTGCCTGGGCCATCAATGGCCCACTTCCCGCAAAATGCAGACAGTATGAAAAAGGACTCCGCTGatcaaaaaagtaaaaaacaaagaaaaggttAA
- a CDS encoding Proteosome subunit alpha type 1, producing MYRNLYDTDNIIYSPEGRLYQVEYANEAIKQGTCAVAIKSKDFVVVCGLKKRISKLSFHQEKLFKIDDYIGVTMSGITSDAKVLTKYMRNECLSHKFLFDENINIEKLVKKVADKYQQNTQKSSRRAFGVGLIVAGYSKEPLIFETKPNGSYFEYIALSFGARSHASKTYLEKNVHLFEDSSLEELTLHCLKALRCSLSSENELTVENTSLAIVGKDKPWQEVTSVDLVELLIRVNAEQRAENTEADVQNEGIPPSGADASNPQGDQVE from the exons ATGTATCGAAACCTGTACGACACAGACAATATTATTTACTCTCCGGAAG GAAGACTGTACCAAGTCGAATACGCGAATGAAGCGATAAAACAGGGTACCTGCGCCGTGGCTATAAAGTCCAAGGATTTTGTG GTCGTTTGCGGACTAAAGAAGCGCATAAGCAAGTTATCATTCCACCAAGAAAAACTGTTCAAAATCGATGACTACATTGGTGTGACGATGAGTGGCATAACATCTGACGCAAAGGTTTTAACCAAGTACATGCGAAACGAATGTCTGTCGCATAAGTTCCTATttgatgaaaatataaatatagaaaaattagTGAAAAAGGTGGCAGATAAGTATCAACAGAATACTCAGAAGAGTAGTAGAAGGGCATTTGGTGTAGGGTTAATAGTAGCTGGGTATTCTAAGGAACCCCTAATTTTTGAAACTAAGCCAAATGGTTCTTATTTTGAATACATTGCCTTATCGTTTGGTGCTAGATCTCATGCATCGAAAACTTAtctagaaaaaaatgtacatttatttgaaGATTCTTCGTTGGAAGAGCTTACTCTTCATTGCTTAAAGGCCTTAAGATGTTCCCTTTCGAGTGAAAATGAGTTAACTGTAGAAAATACATCGCTAGCTATTGTTGGTAAGGATAAACCATGGCAAGAAGTTACCAGTGTAGACTTAGTGGAGCTTCTAATCAGGGTAAACGCTGAACAGCGAGCTGAAAATACTGAGGCAGACGTTCAAAATGAGGGAATTCCTCCAAGTGGAGCAGATGCATCAAATCCGCAGGGTGATCAAGTAGAATGA
- a CDS encoding SOH1-like protein — translation MENEALKKQEAEENKRMLILHKHYREGPFENRLRFECELEFVQSLSNIDYIKYLYENKYFSDKRFLNYLKYLNYWRTKPYVFYIHFPICLYVLEILNDGKIDEYFSKDSSFINFVYYLKLHWLFFSYQI, via the coding sequence atggaaaacgaaGCGCTAAAAAAAcaggaagcagaagaaaataaaagaatgttAATTTTACATAAACATTATAGAGAAGGGCCATTTGAAAACAGACTAAGATTCGAGTGTGAATTAGAATTCGTCCAATCGCTCAGCAACATTGATTACATTAAGTATCTGTACGAAAACAAATATTTTAGTGATAAGAggtttttaaattatttgaaGTATTTAAATTATTGGAGAACCAAGCCGTATGTTTTTTACAtccattttcccatttgccTGTACGTTTTGGAAATATTAAATGATGGTAAAATTGATGAATATTTTAGCAAGGACAGCTCATTTATCAATTTCGTGTATTACTTAAAATTGCACTGGTTGTTTTTTAGTTACCAAATATAG
- a CDS encoding Cytochrome c oxidase assembly protein: MSVIKRILSRLRMNRTNKGKNNFLVLEKKEKLETPYIYLSLSACMLGLSFAFVPLYQLFCQSTGYGGTIQNKIDLRKVLEKKKANNKNRLIEVNFTSQSNMPWVFEPEQKKIIVKPGETVLAFYKAKNLLDKPIIGIALYHVLPDEAGLYFNKIQCFCFEEQMLNANEEIDLPVLFFIDPDILNDSRLKNLEKITLSYIFFESDSEIPEEYQHLSRAIAPKKKPEIQVI; encoded by the coding sequence atgagcGTTATAAAAAGGATCTTGAGCAGGCTGAGAATGAACAGAACgaacaaagggaagaacaattTCCTCgtgttagaaaaaaaagaaaaattggaaaccccatacatatatttgtcCCTATCGGCCTGCATGCTTGGATTATCCTTTGCCTTCGTCCCACTGTACCAGTTGTTCTGCCAATCAACTGGATACGGTGGAAccatacaaaataaaatcgACCTCAGAAAAGtgttggagaaaaaaaaggcaaataaTAAGAACAGATTAATTGAAGTAAACTTTACGAGTCAGTCTAATATGCCATGGGTGTTCGAAccagaacagaaaaaaataattgtaaaACCTGGGGAAACGGTGTTAGCATTTTATAAGGCAAAAAATTTGCTTGACAAACCAATTATAGGAATAGCTCTCTATCATGTGCTTCCTGACGAGGCAGGTTTGTACTTCAATAAAATTCAGTGCTTTTGTTTCGAAGAACAGATGCTAAATGCGAATGAAGAAATTGATTTGccagttttgttttttatcgATCCGGACATTTTAAACGATTCTAGGTTAAAGAATTTGGAGAAAATTACTCtgtcgtatattttttttgagtctGACTCGGAAATCCCCGAGGAATATCAGCACCTTTCAAGGGCCATCGCGCCGAAGAAGAAACCAGAAATTCAAGTCATTTGA